Proteins co-encoded in one Neovison vison isolate M4711 chromosome 9, ASM_NN_V1, whole genome shotgun sequence genomic window:
- the FRMPD1 gene encoding FERM and PDZ domain-containing protein 1 has product MEEVETSLFQTRKAHRIEQMVARWLRRSRDSSARAKVAAADGTPGIPIQTLTPVKHTVKIDKDALLQDYGFHISESLPLTVVAVTAGGSAHGKLFPGDQILQMNNEPAESLSCERAVNILREAEDSLSITVVRCTSGVPKSSFLTEEKRARLKTNPVKVHFAEEVLVSGHSQGNSLLCMPNVLKLYLENGQTKAFKFEANTTVKDIILTVKEKLSIRSMEYFALALEEQYNISRLHLLHEEELIQQVVEREESHDYRCLFRVCFVPKDPLDLLKEDPVAFEYLYLQSCSDVLQERFAVEMKCSSALRLAALHIQERIYACAQPQKISLKYIEKDWGIENFISPTLLRNMKGKDIKKAISFHMKRNQNLLEPRQKQLISAAQLRLNYLQILGELKTYGGKIFNATLMLQDRESYIALLVGAKYGISQIISSKLNIMSTLAEFANISRVELTEESEKVSMVKVYLQDVKVLTLLLESNSAKDLACLIAGYYRLFVDPDTPIFLWPGNKQQVHRVSAEEGYESRACSDSEESSEVDCAPEPLCDGHLPKLDPGRPRVKEELPPGDSPTPEVARRGPSISGASMTDSAESEASDSANTESRGCRTSGSSESMEALEEDDLDACSSSRSGFFRSSAPGFPETPGSNSQDERSRIETRGFLCLLDLAQRASPLCPKTEFPESPAPDTLSWGPELSAARLDPRLYEGSRPDYYSLCSSVSLASHLSDSSESTASRQGGGLPAWAQQGWTEAQPCSALEALAPHLPLALEDGSSDEEYYDAADKLTPPDALAGPRAVPAAEPSATSLKNKVSTYAPEDSLNPGPDGREPCRRGGAKKYAKTLRKRRSFLQTDYTCQVSFPLVPSASLESVDDVCYYNREPYLALSAPSPTVSSLQDMQGEPGLLETKALGLLGPLRKTKSKNPASRVMEMEPETMETKSVIDSRVSSISAIRLRIDPNHKESSGDAPTTATVANSPANTLPCSNPGSSGADNAQAEPSQTLCPLQQSDGNAPKELTLELGNGTSSLSSADPDTDRGCLPISSGPRDASQADTLELGGVRLETGLGSLFTNPTQETAPKCTEPPLSPPVTPGSEGTINSGEKTASFPMEEEQPEQLPLGHDGEVTNKNGTSLFHDGSGQDSGDAKGDLSNAVPQTTGVSAPASRIVASLSWKSLITETEQILPHSPTDPKGQSRETLSQACQAQDQKLLEELDLDPDFLLGDQTIPSVFPLEGVKTKPLNHVIGEDTTPRDPAQQISFNPGPSLPKALTCPQKEPHLEGSNHCSLSENKSKIPSVSLPTEKSFLCFAPESHPKVPARLRMATSLGFVGANETVAPRIGMEQCSCQFSYATCFRGLQPDAEEEDRDLEVHPTAPLTSPPSAGSQLALPWRPARAHSCSAEPLSRRSHIWPEYCSRALRQLKAVPASSPEGFMQLTESLLELQDILEASWGNGNRHPPEKCSWHFLESRSRLCMGSQKLLSSCQHVIRMDQSPEEMQGAVRDTFQHLVQLASLCFQFTDCSRCSSRHREAAGNLRDVVYTYHQFVEAAKLTCERGYHDLSVKLLARQCTALTAAVFCLTQKFRASAAL; this is encoded by the exons GGAGTCCCCAAGTCATCCTTCCTGACTGAGGAGAAGAGAGCCAGGCTAAAGACCAACCCCGTGAAGGTGCACTTTGCGGAGGAAGTGCTTGTCAGTGGACACAGCCAG GGTAATTCTCTGCTGTGCATGCCCAACGTGCTTAAGCTGTACTTGGAGAATGGACAGACTAAAGCTTTCAAGTTTGAAGCAAACACAACGGTGAAG GACATCATCCTCACCGTGAAGGAGAAGCTCTCCATCCGCAGCATGGAGTACTTTGCCCTGGCCCTGGAGGAGCAGTACAACATCTCACGGCTGCACCTGCTGCACGAGGAGGAACTCATCCAGCAG GTGGTGGAAAGGGAGGAGTCACATGACTATCGCTGCCTCTTCAGGGTGTGTTTTGTTCCCAAGGACCCCCTGGACCTCTTGAAGGAAGACCCTGTGGCCTTTGAATACCTCTATCTGCAG AGCTGCAGCGATGTGCTCCAGGAGCGCTTTGCTGTAGAAATGAAATGTAGCTCTGCACTCCGCCTCGCAGCCCTGCACATCCAGGAGCGGATCTACGCATGCGCTCAGCCACAGAAGATCTCTTTGAAGTACATAGA GAAGGACTGGGGAATAGAGAACTTTATATCTCCAACTCTACTCCGAAACATGAAAGGCAAGGACATCAAGAAAGCCATTAGCTTCCACATGAAGAGGAACCAGAATTTGCTGGAACCCCGACAGAAG CAACTTATTTCTGCTGCCCAGCTACGTTTAAATTATCTACAGATCCTTGGGGAACTCAAGACATATGGTGGAAAAATCTTTAATGCTACTCTAATG TTACAGGACAGGGAATCGTACATTGCCCTTCTAGTTGGAGCCAAATACGGGATTAGCCAAATTATCAGCAGCAAACTCAACATCATGTCCACGTTGGCAGAGTTTGCAAACATCAGCCGTGTAGAGCTGACGGAAGAGTCCGAGAAAGTGAGCATGGTCAAAGTCTATCTTCAGGATGTCAAG GTTCTGACATTGCTACTGGAATCCAACAGTGCAAAAGACCTGGCCTGCCTCATTGCTGGGTACTACAGGCTGTTTGTCGACCCAGACACCCCCATTTTCCTCTGGCCGGGAAACAAGCAACAGGTGCACCGAGTATCTGCCGAAGAAG GCTATGAGTCCAGGGCATGCAGCGACTCTGAGGAGTCCTCTGAAGTGGACTGCGCGCCCGAGCCCCTCTGCGATGGACACCTGCCGAAGCTGGACCCCGGCAGACCGCGTGTCAAAGAGGAGCTGCCTCCTGGCGACAGTCCCACGCCCGAGGTGGCCAGGAGGGGCCCGAGCATCTCCGGGGCCAGCATGACAGACAGCGCCGAGTCCGAGGCATCCGACTCGGCCAACACGGAGAGCCGAGGCTGCAGGACCAGTGGTTCCAGTGAGTCCATGGAGGCCCTGGAGGAGGATGACCTGGACGCTTGCTCTTCCAGCAGGTCTGGCTTCTTCCGCTCTAGCGCACCGGGCTTCCCAGAGACTCCTGGTTCCAACAGCCAAGATGAGAGAAGCAGGATTGAAACCAGGGGCTTCCTCTGTCTCCTGGACCTGGCCCAGAGAGCCAGTCCTCTGTGCCCAAAGACAGAGTTTCCTGAGAGTCCCGCTCCTGACACTTTGAGCTGGGGACCAGAACTGAGTGCAGCCAGGCTGGACCCCAGGCTCTACGAGGGCAGCCGGCCCGACTACTACAGCCTgtgctccagtgtctccctggcCAGCCACCTCAGCGACAGCTCAGAGAGCACAGCTTCCCGCCAGGGTGGGGGCCTGCCAGCCTGGGCTCAGCAGGGCTGGACTGAGGCCCAGCCCTGCTCGGCTCTGGAAGCCCTGGCCCCACACCTGCCGCTGGCCTTGGAGGATGGCAGCTCGGATGAGGAATACTATGACGCCGCGGACAAGCTCACACCCCCAGACGCCCTCGCAG GGCCCAGAGCTGTTCCTGCTGCAGAACCCAGTGCCACAAGCTTAAAGAATAAAGTTAGCACTTACGCCCCTGAGGACAGCCTGAATCCTGGGCCAGATGGAAGAGAACCTTGCAGAAGGGGAGGGGCGAAGAAGTATGCCAAGACACTGAGGAAAAGAAGGTCTTTCCTGCAGACGGACTACACCTGTCAGGTCTCATTTCCCCTGGTGCCCTCGGCCTCCCTGGAGAGCGTGGATGACGTGTGCTACTACAACAGGGAGCCCTATCTGGCCCTCAGTGCCCCATCCCCAACTGTGTCCTCTCTACAGGACATGCAAGGTGAGCCTGGCCTCCTAGAGACAAAGGCTCTGGGGCTGCTGGGCCCCTTGAGGAAGACCAAGAGCAAAAACCCAGCCTCCCGGGTCATGGAGATGGAGCCCGAGACCATGGAAACCAAGTCAGTCATCGACTCCCGAGTATCTTCTATTTCTGCCATTCGCCTCCGGATTGACCCCAACCATAAAGAGAGTTCTGGGGATGCCCCCACAACTGCCACTGTTGCCAATTCCCCAGCAAATACCCTTCCCTGTTCTAACCCAGGCTCATCTGGTGCAGATAATGCTCAGGCAGAGCCTTCCCAAACCTTGTGTCCATTGCAACAGTCAGATGGGAATGCCCCCAAAGAACTCACCCTGGAGCTTGGGAACGgcacctcctccctctccagtGCTGACCCAGACACAGATAGAGGCTGCCTGCCCATTAGCTCAGGACCACGTGATGCCTCTCAAGCAGATACTCTAGAGCTGGGGGGAGTCCGGTTGGAAACAGGACTGGGTTCTCTGTTTACAAATCCTACACAAGAAACTGCCCCCAAATGCACAGAGCCTCCGTTGTCTCCTCCAGTCACGCCTGGAAGTGAAGGTACAATAAATTCAGGAGAGAAGACGGCTTCTTTCCCTATGGAGGAGGAACAACCAGAACAGCTACCCCTGGGACATGATGGAGAAGTTACAAACAAAAATGGCACCAGCTTATTTCATGATGGGTCTGGGCAAGATTCCGGTGATGCCAAGGGTGACCTGTCGAATGCTGTGCCACAGACTACTGGTGTCAGTGCCCCAGCTAGTAGAATAGTAGCATCCCTCTCCTGGAAGTCTCTTATAACAGAAACTGAGCAGATCCTGCCACATTCCCCCACAGATCCTAAAGGACAAAGCAGAGAAACTCTAAGCCAAGCCTGCCAGGCTCAAGACCAAAAGCTATTGGAAGAGCTGGATTTAGACCCTGACTTCTTGCTTGGGGACCAGACCATTCCATCAGTCTTTCCTCTGGAGGGGGTCAAGACCAAGCCACTTAACCATGTGATAGGGGAAGATACAACCCCTAGGGACCCTGCACAGCAGATCTCTTTTAATCCAGGCCCTTCTCTGCCAAAGGCACTAACATGTCCCCAAAAGGAGCCCCACTTAGAAGGTTCAAACCATTGTTCCCTgtcagaaaacaaaagcaaaatcccTAGCgtcagccttcccactgagaagtCTTTCCTGTGTTTTGCCCCAGAAAGCCATCCTAAAGTTCCTGCCCGCCTCAGGATGGCCACGTCTTTGGGGTTTGTGGGTGCAAATGAAACAGTGGCCCCCAGGATTGGGATGGAGCAGTGCAGCTGCCAGTTCTCGTATGCTACGTGCTTCCGGGGCCTGCAGCCAGATGCAGAGGAAGAAGACAGGGACTTGGAAGTGCACCCCACAGCCCCCCTCACCTCACCGCCCTCTGCAGGCAGCCAGCTGGCCTTGCCCTGGAGGCCTGCCAGGGCCCACAGCTGCAGCGCTGAGCCCCTGTCGAGGAGGAGCCACATCTGGCCAGAGTACTGCTCCAGGGCTCTGAGACAGCTGAAAGCTgtccctgccagcagcccagaGGGCTTCATGCAACTCACAGAGAGCTTACTGGAATTACAAGATATTCTAGAAGCTTCCTGGGGGAATGGGAACAGACATCCCCCCGAGAAGTGCAGCTGGCACTTTTTAGAAAGCCGGAGCCGCCTCTGCATGGGTTCCCAGAAGCTCCTGTCGAGCTGTCAACATGTGATCCGAATGGACCAGTCCCCCGAAGAGATGCAGGGCGCTGTGCGGGACACCTTCCAGCACCTGGTCCAGCTGGCCAGCCTGTGCTTCCAGTTCACAGACTGCAGCCGCTGCTCCAGCCGCCACCGAGAGGCGGCAGGGAACCTGAGGGATGTGGTGTACACGTACCATCAGTTCGTGGAGGCGGCTAAGCTGACCTGCGAGAGAGGCTACCACGACCTGAGTGTGAAACTCTTGGCCCGTCAGTGCACGGCCCTCACGGCTGCCGTGTTCTGTTTGACCCAGAAGTTCCGGGCATCTGCTGCCCTATGA